In Nicotiana tabacum cultivar K326 chromosome 21, ASM71507v2, whole genome shotgun sequence, one DNA window encodes the following:
- the LOC107764897 gene encoding large ribosomal subunit protein eL13 (The RefSeq protein has 6 substitutions, 8 frameshifts and aligns at 97% coverage compared to this genomic sequence) has product MYSANGHFKKHWQNYVKTWFNQPARKTRRRIARQKKAVKISPRPTAGTLRPIVHGQTLKYNMKVRSGRGFSLEELKAAGIPKKLAPTIGIAVDHRRRNRSLEGLQTNVQRLEDLQGQLVVFPRRASRSRLVILPPRNCLTATQVHGAYMPIEREKHQLILSKVLKKMKSFNAYAKLRVERTNERHIGARMKRAAEAEKEEKK; this is encoded by the exons CGAATGGACACTTCAAGAAGCACTGgcagaactatgtgaagacatGGTTCAATCAGCCAGCACGCAAGACCAGGAGAAGAATTG CAAGACAAAAGAAGGCTGTCAAGATTTTCCCCAGACCAACTGCTGGAACTCTTCGCCCTATTGTCCATGGTCAGACACTCAAATACAACATGAAAGTTAGGTCTGGTAGAGGATTCTCCCTTGAGGAACTCAAG GCTGCAGGTATCCCTAAGAAACTGGCTCCAACAATTGGTATTGCGGTTGATCATCGTCGCAGGAATCGGTCACTTGAGGGGCTTCAAACTAATGTTCAAAGGTTGA ACCTACAAGGCCAA TTAGTCGTCTTCCCAAGACGTGCTC CCAGGTCAAG GCTGGTGATTCTGCCCCCGAGGAATTGG ACGGCAACTCAAGTCCATGGTGCTTACATGCCTATTGCACGTGAGAAGC ATCAGTTGATCTTG AAGGTT CTGAA GATGAAGTCGTTCAATGCCTATGGCAAGCTACGTGTGGAGCGGACGAACGAGCGTCACATTGGTGCTAGGATGAAGAGGGCTGCAGAGGCTGAGAAGGAGGAAAAGAAGTAG